A genomic segment from Desulfonatronum lacustre DSM 10312 encodes:
- a CDS encoding LytS/YhcK type 5TM receptor domain-containing protein: MEPLSSAIVALAQNAALLLATALLFDIFASRWRSGELFLLQKVFVGLLLGGIGMVVMLTPWTMLPGVMFDTRSVLISITGLFFGAIPVAATMVMTAALRLYQGGSGVWMGVSVILASGIIGLVWRYARKKQLETTPWLELLAFGIVVHIGMLIMTVFLPRDVAFQVFSNIAVPVMLIYPMATALLGSLMVRRLVHEQSEEQVRDERKYSRTLFDESPVGLALCRMDGSLVDVNPAYARIIGRTVEETFSLTYWDITPEEYAPLEQAQLRSLAETGRYGPIEKEYMHADGHRVPVRLQGLITEIKGENFILSAVQDVTDQRKHEHALLLAKEQAEAANQAKSEFLANMSHEIRTPINGVMGMLQLLNTTKLDDKQHRFIQLATGSAQRLTTLLSDILDLSRVEAGKMEIHESTFSLEELQDSITGLFTVTAQSKGIALECTLDPAIPPRLVGDEARVRQILFNLVGNALKFSDAGKITVEMVPIRSWKPEAVRILFTVTDTGIGIPENKLQELFQPFTQVDGSYTRRHQGAGLGLAIIKRLIELMDGHLCVESREGEGTSAYFALYFKLPSDAVTSKDSPRPPASAPTGLRILLAEDDPSNAFPTQEQLKIAGHQVTLAENGRQVLELLNDQEFDVILMDIQMPVMDGLEATRRIRAAETEKQDSVVKDQHSAPQVSSFSPQPSRRIPIIALTAYAMVGDKEKFLAAGMDDYLAKPVRMEDLRKILERLPKDRGQTH, translated from the coding sequence ATGGAACCATTGTCTTCAGCCATAGTCGCCTTGGCGCAGAACGCCGCGCTGTTGCTGGCCACGGCACTGCTTTTCGACATTTTCGCGTCCAGGTGGCGGAGCGGGGAACTCTTTTTGCTCCAGAAGGTCTTTGTCGGGCTGCTTCTCGGAGGCATCGGCATGGTGGTCATGCTGACCCCGTGGACCATGCTTCCCGGCGTGATGTTCGATACGAGGTCGGTCCTGATCAGCATAACCGGCCTGTTTTTCGGGGCCATTCCCGTGGCGGCGACCATGGTCATGACGGCCGCCTTGCGCCTGTATCAAGGCGGTTCGGGCGTCTGGATGGGCGTTTCGGTAATCCTGGCCTCGGGGATCATCGGTCTCGTCTGGCGATATGCGCGAAAAAAGCAGCTGGAAACAACCCCATGGCTCGAACTCCTCGCCTTCGGAATCGTCGTCCACATCGGCATGCTCATCATGACGGTTTTCCTGCCCAGGGATGTCGCGTTCCAGGTCTTTTCCAACATCGCCGTGCCGGTGATGCTGATCTATCCCATGGCCACCGCCCTGCTCGGCAGCCTGATGGTCCGGCGTCTGGTCCACGAGCAGTCCGAGGAACAGGTGCGGGATGAAAGGAAATACAGCCGGACCCTGTTCGACGAATCCCCCGTCGGATTGGCGCTTTGTCGTATGGACGGGAGCCTCGTGGACGTCAATCCCGCCTATGCGCGGATCATCGGCCGCACTGTCGAGGAGACGTTCTCTCTGACGTACTGGGATATTACGCCGGAGGAGTATGCGCCCCTGGAGCAGGCTCAACTGCGATCTCTCGCCGAAACCGGGCGGTACGGGCCAATCGAGAAAGAATATATGCACGCGGACGGCCACCGGGTGCCGGTCCGTCTGCAAGGCTTGATTACGGAGATCAAAGGCGAAAACTTCATTCTCTCGGCGGTGCAGGACGTCACGGACCAAAGAAAGCATGAACACGCCTTGCTCCTGGCCAAGGAACAGGCCGAAGCCGCCAACCAGGCCAAATCCGAATTCCTGGCCAATATGAGCCACGAAATCCGCACTCCGATCAACGGCGTCATGGGCATGCTGCAACTTCTGAACACCACCAAACTGGACGACAAGCAACACCGCTTCATTCAGCTGGCCACCGGTTCCGCCCAGCGTCTGACCACGCTGCTGTCCGACATTCTCGACCTGTCACGGGTCGAAGCGGGCAAGATGGAGATCCATGAATCGACATTCAGCCTGGAAGAACTCCAAGACTCCATCACCGGCCTGTTCACCGTCACGGCCCAAAGCAAGGGCATCGCCCTGGAGTGCACTCTTGACCCCGCCATTCCGCCGCGCCTGGTCGGCGACGAAGCCCGTGTCCGGCAAATTCTCTTCAACCTCGTCGGCAATGCCTTGAAATTCAGCGATGCCGGAAAAATCACCGTGGAAATGGTCCCGATCCGCTCCTGGAAACCCGAAGCCGTTCGCATCCTCTTCACCGTGACCGACACGGGCATCGGCATCCCTGAGAACAAGCTGCAGGAACTTTTCCAGCCGTTTACGCAGGTGGACGGCTCCTACACCCGCAGGCACCAGGGAGCCGGGCTGGGACTGGCCATCATCAAGCGATTGATCGAACTCATGGATGGGCATCTCTGCGTGGAAAGCCGGGAAGGTGAAGGCACTTCGGCATACTTCGCCCTGTACTTCAAGCTCCCAAGCGACGCCGTGACCAGCAAGGACTCCCCGCGGCCTCCCGCTTCCGCTCCAACCGGCTTACGCATTCTTCTGGCCGAGGACGATCCGTCCAATGCGTTTCCCACCCAGGAACAATTGAAAATCGCCGGACACCAGGTCACCCTCGCCGAAAACGGCAGACAGGTCCTGGAACTGCTCAATGACCAAGAATTCGACGTCATCCTGATGGACATCCAGATGCCGGTGATGGACGGCCTGGAAGCGACCCGGCGCATCCGCGCGGCTGAGACCGAAAAACAGGACTCAGTAGTCAAAGATCAGCACTCCGCCCCTCAGGTTTCAAGTTTCAGCCCTCAGCCTTCCCGACGCATTCCCATCATCGCCCTGACCGCCTACGCCATGGTTGGAGACAAGGAAAAGTTCCTGGCCGCCGGGATGGACGATTACTTGGCCAAGCCGGTGAGGATGGAGGATTTGCGGAAGATTCTGGAACGGTTGCCGAAAGACAGAGGTCAGACTCATTAA
- a CDS encoding response regulator: protein MQTILIVDDDPDFLTVARQILAPTMYYLLIADSGTKAWEIGVFEKFQQADASSTRKYGGSGLGLAICKQLVELMGGKMGVESRVGEGSGFWFVIPLAVQDRKSPEAAPSNRNHASPITDYPLFVGRVLLVEDNQVNQTVALGILKKLGLQADVASNGLEALKALEQNDYDLVLMDVQMPGMDGLETTRRIRGQEAGGRRQETGDRRRRSAL from the coding sequence ATGCAGACCATCCTGATCGTCGACGACGACCCCGACTTCCTGACCGTGGCCCGGCAAATCCTGGCCCCCACGATGTACTACCTGCTGATCGCGGACTCCGGAACCAAGGCCTGGGAAATTGGGGTGTTCGAGAAGTTCCAACAGGCGGATGCCTCAAGCACCCGCAAGTACGGAGGCAGCGGCCTGGGCCTGGCCATCTGCAAGCAGCTCGTCGAACTGATGGGCGGCAAGATGGGCGTGGAAAGCCGCGTCGGAGAGGGATCGGGATTCTGGTTCGTGATTCCGCTGGCCGTACAAGACCGGAAAAGCCCCGAGGCCGCGCCGAGCAACCGGAACCACGCATCACCGATCACCGACTACCCACTATTTGTCGGACGCGTGCTGCTGGTGGAGGACAATCAGGTCAACCAGACGGTGGCCCTGGGAATTCTCAAAAAACTGGGCCTCCAAGCCGACGTCGCGTCCAACGGCCTGGAAGCCCTCAAAGCCCTGGAGCAAAACGACTACGACCTGGTGCTGATGGACGTGCAAATGCCCGGAATGGACGGACTGGAAACGACGAGAAGGATTAGAGGTCAGGAGGCAGGAGGCAGGAGACAGGAGACAGGAGACAGACGTCGGAGATCGGCTCTCTGA
- a CDS encoding response regulator: MTAGAMREDRERSKEAGMDDHLTKPIDPRSLCETLGRWLPRREQDAG; the protein is encoded by the coding sequence ATGACCGCCGGAGCGATGCGGGAAGACAGGGAACGCTCCAAGGAAGCAGGCATGGACGACCATCTGACCAAGCCCATTGATCCTCGGTCGCTGTGCGAGACTCTGGGACGATGGCTGCCCAGGCGCGAGCAGGACGCCGGATAA
- a CDS encoding GGDEF domain-containing protein, with translation MSIRQGILLLGAIAALSLAYLLAESAVRRTAAYRAQRIVAEELRLVPALSAIVHELQRERGLTSGYLGRPSWEHLELMLAQRERTDEVLAGHPLSDAEVRRLHAELQAMRVQALDGNVSWTAPHAFYTREVERIVGRLAELTRTSPVVPEDLQALVHLVTAKEDLGQIRSLVNRSLQDWKNVDVETSYAAARLETRVRSRLDLFRGNASSEALAVFDRVVAGDAVREALELVSLIASPRYREVNVEGDSWFDLVSPPIDGIRKVERTVLETVARNVDDLMRAVRSGLARDIVLILGIGLLVFGLVVYTMRKVLHALDALTASIDKVVESRDFSTRIRVSAQGEAGIIVRGFNKLLDAAEGLLKEKHRLAYTDALTGIPNRLYFNEVAHNTLARRQRHPGSLSLIILDIDHFKKVNDTFGHDVGDDVLREFCARIQGAIRSIDLFARWGGEEFVILLPDDGPEAAALLAEKLRLMVESEPFAGAGRITSSFGVAGLLPDEEFDGLCKRADQALYESKHQGRNRVTVA, from the coding sequence TTGAGCATTCGTCAGGGCATTCTTCTGCTCGGCGCGATAGCCGCGCTGAGTCTTGCATATCTGCTGGCGGAGAGCGCCGTGCGGCGAACGGCCGCGTACCGGGCGCAACGGATCGTCGCCGAGGAACTGCGTCTGGTTCCGGCCTTGTCGGCCATCGTGCACGAGCTGCAACGCGAGCGCGGGCTGACTTCCGGCTATTTGGGCCGTCCTTCCTGGGAACACCTGGAGCTGATGCTCGCCCAGCGCGAGCGCACGGACGAGGTGCTTGCCGGGCATCCGCTGTCCGACGCGGAGGTGCGGCGGCTGCACGCGGAGCTTCAGGCGATGCGCGTCCAGGCCCTGGACGGGAACGTGTCCTGGACCGCGCCCCATGCCTTTTACACCAGGGAGGTGGAGCGGATTGTGGGCCGTCTGGCCGAACTGACGCGGACCAGCCCCGTGGTTCCGGAGGATCTCCAAGCCCTGGTGCATCTCGTGACAGCCAAGGAAGATCTGGGCCAGATTCGTTCCCTGGTGAATCGTTCCCTGCAAGACTGGAAGAACGTGGACGTGGAGACCAGCTATGCCGCGGCCCGTCTTGAAACCCGGGTGCGCTCCAGACTGGACCTTTTTCGAGGCAACGCTTCCTCCGAGGCTCTGGCCGTCTTTGATCGGGTGGTCGCCGGGGACGCGGTCCGGGAAGCCCTGGAACTTGTTTCCCTGATCGCCTCTCCGCGCTACAGGGAGGTGAACGTTGAAGGCGATTCCTGGTTTGACCTGGTCAGTCCGCCCATTGATGGAATCCGGAAAGTGGAAAGGACGGTCCTGGAGACGGTGGCCCGAAACGTGGACGATCTGATGCGCGCCGTTCGTTCCGGACTTGCACGGGACATCGTCCTGATCCTGGGGATCGGCCTGCTGGTGTTCGGCTTGGTGGTCTACACCATGCGCAAGGTGCTCCACGCCCTGGACGCGCTGACCGCAAGTATCGACAAGGTCGTCGAAAGCCGCGATTTTTCCACCCGTATCCGTGTTTCAGCCCAGGGAGAAGCCGGGATCATCGTGCGCGGATTCAACAAACTGCTGGACGCCGCCGAGGGGTTGCTCAAGGAAAAGCATCGCCTGGCCTATACCGACGCCCTGACCGGCATCCCCAACCGGCTCTACTTCAACGAGGTCGCCCACAACACGCTGGCCCGCAGACAGCGCCATCCCGGCTCCTTGTCCTTGATCATCCTGGACATCGATCACTTCAAAAAAGTCAACGACACCTTCGGCCACGACGTGGGGGACGACGTGCTGCGCGAGTTCTGCGCCCGCATTCAGGGAGCGATCCGGAGCATCGATCTTTTCGCCCGCTGGGGCGGGGAGGAGTTCGTGATCCTGCTGCCCGACGACGGCCCCGAAGCCGCGGCCCTTTTGGCTGAAAAGCTTCGTCTGATGGTGGAGTCCGAACCCTTTGCCGGAGCGGGCCGGATCACCTCCAGCTTCGGGGTGGCCGGGCTCCTGCCCGACGAGGAGTTCGACGGCCTGTGCAAGCGGGCTGATCAGGCCCTGTACGAAAGCAAACACCAGGGCCGCAACAGGGTCACCGTTGCCTGA
- a CDS encoding RNA recognition motif domain-containing protein has product MSSKLYVGNLPFTAQEDDIRDLFATYGEVLSVALISDRETGRPRGFAFVEMNEAGARSAQEALDGKDFQGRSLRINEAQERAPRPSGGGGGYGDRNRQSKRW; this is encoded by the coding sequence ATGTCAAGTAAGTTGTATGTTGGGAATTTGCCTTTTACCGCCCAGGAAGACGATATTCGCGATCTGTTCGCCACCTATGGCGAAGTTCTTTCCGTGGCCTTGATTAGTGATCGTGAAACAGGTCGTCCGCGTGGTTTCGCCTTCGTGGAAATGAACGAAGCCGGAGCCCGTTCCGCTCAGGAGGCGTTGGACGGCAAAGATTTCCAGGGACGTAGCCTGCGCATCAACGAAGCTCAGGAACGTGCCCCCCGTCCCAGTGGCGGTGGCGGCGGCTACGGGGACAGGAACCGTCAGTCCAAGCGCTGGTAA
- the infA gene encoding translation initiation factor IF-1, translating into MAKEECIEMSGIVQEALPSTLFSVELETGHTILGHLCGKMRKFRIRILPGDKVRVQLSPYDLTKGRIVFREK; encoded by the coding sequence ATGGCCAAGGAAGAATGTATTGAAATGAGCGGCATTGTTCAGGAAGCCTTGCCGAGCACCCTGTTTTCCGTGGAGCTGGAGACCGGGCACACTATTTTGGGGCATTTGTGCGGAAAAATGCGCAAGTTCCGCATCCGCATCCTGCCCGGAGACAAGGTTCGTGTTCAGCTGTCTCCCTATGACCTGACCAAGGGACGGATCGTTTTTCGGGAAAAATAG